In Melitaea cinxia chromosome 11, ilMelCinx1.1, whole genome shotgun sequence, a genomic segment contains:
- the LOC123658044 gene encoding uncharacterized protein LOC123658044, with the protein MNIMKCINCGVAMQRLQRHLISSLSAHDQIRLSRWINMDQTQLPLDTFICHPCFLLLNTETGEHERLLGHNKVCLGCGKSVSKIRHHNLSMESPLLAVLLSQNTNYVLSRNNYVCHVCWMRANRQAVHDSSRDIQELASNNNAAAHIVQVVRPPEPPPIPPVQNRPIQRENTTISLPNYKRPSITSVCCIFQQCRNRSLHLVPRFLKRILLQEHSFYIPRSCRVCETHLYNNLWHLLPQMNVTHSTFSAIHIEDIINILKSKMNILDFENISEMPNHYCHYWTGLTVPQFLILYNLLPLNIKKSKRSLAIYLIKLRTGESNRRLATLFDIPRSTLELIMKKVRLCLNEHFVPNNIGVNHITHREISERNLRVPEALLSVPGESIAEHRPAIAIFDGTYIYLQKSANYMFQKKTYSLHKYDNLVKPFLIVSCDGHIIDAVGPYAATQTDAEIMIHLFENENGPFRRLFRQNDVIVLDKGFRDAIPLLENCDYRVYKPESLDEGASQLTFSQANKSRKVTLCRWVVEIVNGRFKRDFKLFRHRYLNKASTHLMVDFRIAGALLNKFHPVLVDSPNADNIIQRALRYMDEPNHLGQFIIDYNINRRRAMFTRIDSNLPQLNNFPLFTYNDLILFALGPYQVKQARSYFGEHVRDNGMYVVEVSPELDHSQEMIIRMRESNNSRGTGESPEGDKFP; encoded by the exons ATGAACATTATGAAGTGCATCAACTGCGGAGTAGCCATGCAAAGGTTGCAAAGGCATCTCATATCCTCGCTTTCTGCACACGATCAAATAAGACTTTCGCGTTGGATAAACATGGATCAAACACAG TTACCTCTGGATACATTTATTTGTCATCCatgtttcttattattaaataccgAAACTGGTGAACATGAGAGACTACTGGGGCATAACAAGGTTTGCCTTGGTTGTGGCAAATCTGTGAGCAAAATAAGACACCATAATCTTAGCATGGAGAGTCCATTGCTGGCAGTCCTATTATCACAAAATACTAATTATGTG CTCTCAAGAAACAactatgtttgtcatgtgtgttGGATGCGAGCAAATAGACAGGCAGTGCATGACTCATCACGAGACATTCAGGAATTGGCTTCGAACAACAATGCAGCAGCCCATATTGTTCAAGTGGTTAGACCTCCAGAACCACCACCAATACCTCCTGTTCAAAATAGGCCAATTCAAAGAGAAAATACTACCATATCATTACCTAATTATAAGCGACCGTCAATCACATCTGTTTGCTGTATATTTCAGCAATGCCGAAACAGATCTTTACATTTGGTCCCACGATTCCTTAAAAGAATTCTATTGCAAGAACATAGTTTCTATATTCCCCGCAGCTGTAGAGTGTGTGAAACACATTTGTACAATAATTTGTGGCATTTACTGCCTCAAATGAATGTGACACATTCTACATTTAGTGCCATACATATAGaagacataataaatattttgaaatcaaaAATGAATATCCTGGACTTTGAAAATATCTCAGAAATGCCAAACCATTATTGTCATTATTGGACGGGTCTTACAGTACCTCAGTTTTTAATTCTGTATAATCTTTTACCTCTCAATATTAAGAAATCGAAACGCTCTttagctatttatttaattaagctaAGAACAGGTGAGAGTAATAGACGATTGGCAACTCTTTTTGATATACCTAGGTCTACATTAGAActaataatgaaaaaagttaGGTTGTGTCTCAATGAGCATTTTGTTCCCAATAATATTGGTGTGAACCATATCACTCATAGGGAAATATCAGAGAGAAACTTGAGAGTTCCTGAAGCGTTATTAAGTGTTCCTGGTGAGTCTATAGCTGAACATAGGCCTGCAATCGCAATATTTGATGGGACTTACATTTACTTGCAGAAAAGTGCAAACTATATGTTTCAAAAAAAGACATATAGTTTGCACAAATATGACAATTTGGTTAAACCATTTTTGATTGTCTCTTGCGATGGTCACATAATCGATGCTGTGGGACCCTATGCTGCCACCCAAACTGATGCCGAAATTATGATACACttatttgaaaatgaaaatggGCCATTCCGAAGACTTTTTAGACAAAATGATGTAATTGTTTTAGATAAGGGCTTTAGGGATGCCATCCCTTTGCTTGAAAATTGTGATTATCGTGTGTATAAACCTGAATCATTAGATGAAGGAGCAAGCCAACTTACATTTTCACAAGCTAATAAAAGCCGTAAAGTAACACTGTGTAGATGGGTTGTGGAAATTGTGAATGGGAGGTTTAAGAGGGATTTTAAACTATTTAGGcatagatatttaaataaagcatCAACACATTTAATGGTTGATTTCAGAATTGCCGgagctttattaaataaattccaTCCTGTGTTAGTAGATAGCCCTAATGCTGACAATATAATCCAGAGAGCATTGCGGTATATGGATGAACCTAATCATCTTGGccaatttattattgattataatataaacagaaGACGAGCTATGTTTACCCGTATCGATAGTAACTTACCTCAGCTGAATAATTTCCCGCTTTTCACATACAATGATTTAATATTGTTTGCATTAGGCCCATATCAGGTGAAACAAGCACGTTCGTACTTTGGTGAGCATGTAAGGGATAATGGTATGTATGTGGTTGAAGTGAGTCCGGAACTGGATCATTCCCAAGAAATGATAATACGG ATGCGAGAATCCAATAATAGTAGGGGAACGGGAGAGAGTCCTGAAGGGGACAAATTTCCCTAA